The Drosophila bipectinata strain 14024-0381.07 chromosome 3L, DbipHiC1v2, whole genome shotgun sequence region AATCATGATTCATTTTCATTCACAAAGAAGTATTTTGCAATACCAACGAGATATTAAGTCATAATTGTAGTTTCAAAGAAATTCTTATTAGTAATTATCCAATTAGACACTACAAATAGGACTCATTAATCCTAACTAGATTGTTATTCTAAAACTATCCTTTTTTTCAGATATTTCTTGCAAGAAATCCAACAGGGTGAGACCCTGATTGCTCGTGGAGATTTCGACAGCGGTGTCGAGCATTTGGCAAATGCCATTGTTGTCTGCGGCCAGCCGGCTCGTCTGCTACAAGTGCTGCAATCCTCCCTGCCAGCCCAAGTATTTGCGATGTTGATTGTTAAAATGCAGGAGTTCGGCAATCGGGCGGCGGAGGGTAATGACGGTCCAATCTCATTGGGGCAGAGCTCTGGACAACCTCTAGACGGCGCCAAAATTATAGAGAGCTCATCGGGGGCGATTATCGATGACCTTGAATAATATTTGGAGGATGGTtacgaaaaattgaaatacaAATTTCAACAGTAAAAATTAAGGGCTTcatatataaacatattttttttatatattgatTTCTCTGAATGTTCCcaatacataaaaataaatatgcgtAAACTGTTAACAATTAAACAATGTGctctgttttgttttgtgcttTAGCCATGTtgaacaaataataatataaaatataaatgatgTGTAAATCAATACTTTTGTCAGACATTTCCATATCAACAATAAACAAGCATTGCTGTTGGTATAATGGTTTCTAACTGATAGAAATTATAACAATAAATAtctgtttttataattaattcaaTGGAATCCCTATCAGTTTATTAAGCatctaaaatttataaattggtCAAAATTGTTTGCAAGACAGCCTTATTAAATTCGATTAAATTACACAGTTCGCTCTCAAACATACCCAAAAGTAGCTTTCTTCTAGAAGTATTATATTATGTCAGAAATTTCtatatttaaaacataaatGGAGTTAAAAGAAGGAATAACTTATGCTAAGGCGCAGcctatttacaattttaattattctACTGGGGAGGATGAAGGTTTTGCTACGTGTTCGGGATACGCTTGGCGGCCGCCTCCTGCTGCTCAAATAGGTGTACCCAGTCGGGTGTGGCCTTTAACTTGGCCTGAATGGGCCCCAGATT contains the following coding sequences:
- the Tom20 gene encoding mitochondrial import receptor subunit TOM20 homolog, producing MIEMNKTAIGIAAGVAGTLFIGYCIYFDKKRRSDPEYKKKVRERRRRNKKTGGAKSGIPNLNDHEAIERYFLQEIQQGETLIARGDFDSGVEHLANAIVVCGQPARLLQVLQSSLPAQVFAMLIVKMQEFGNRAAEGNDGPISLGQSSGQPLDGAKIIESSSGAIIDDLE